In the Pseudoalteromonas sp. A25 genome, ACACCCTGACCTATCTCACAGTATTGCAGACATTGATAAGTTTTATGAAAAAGTCGCGCAAATCAAAACAACGATAAATGAACCACTTACAGCTATGCAGCTATGGCAAAAAATGGCACCTCTCAATGGGATGCTTGCAGATGGGCACCTTAAAGTTGGACATGGCTCATCGTCACAATGGCGCCAATGGATAAACGAAGGCGTAGCGCTATTTCCTTTTGAGGTAAAGGTTACCCAGGGCAGTTTAATCGTAGAGCGAGAGTTGGCAAAGCAAGTCAGTCAATATACAGGTGCAAAGATAGTGTCGATTAATGGTAAAAGTACCGCTGTCATTGTGCGCAAACTCCTTAACAACACCCATGGTGATACCCCTGCTTTTCGTGAACATGTCCTACAAAGCCAATTTAATAGACTGTTCTATATGACGTTTGGTCCGCAAAAGAGTTTTACAATTGAACTTGAACATAACCAAAAAATTCATCGTGTAAAGCTCAAGGCACAAGCGGCAATACCTTCAAGCTTAGCTCAGCAATCTTTTGCCGATGCTTTTAACATTACATATAGCAACACCACAGCCCTACTCACAATCAATACCTTTGCTTGGCACGACTTTCGGCAATTTCTAGATTATATGGATAACACTTTCAGCGAAATTAAAAAGCGCAAGGTTAATCATTTAATCATAGATATTCGTAATAATGGTGGAGGTAATGACGACATGTGGATGGCTGGTGTTTTGCGCTATATTGCCGATAAGCCGTATAAACACTTTTCAAGTTATCGCTCAAAAATACTACTCAAATACCGAGACCCTGGGCAGATCGTTGGTAATGTAGAGCAAGGCGAAAACACCCGTTTAATTCAACCCCAACCTGAGCTGGATAATTTTTACCGTGGTAAAACCTCATTGCTGATTGGCACGGGTACTTACTCATCTTCAATTGTGTTTGCCAACACTGTACAAGACTATCAATTTGCACAATTAATTGGCACTGCGACAGGCGGGCGAAGCACACAAAGTGGCGGTATTCAATTTATGTCATTAGCACATAGCCAATTACAAATGATCTCACCACGCTTTTTACTCACCCGCCCAAGTGGTATTAAGCAAATGACGCCTGTTCAACCTGAGCGCTCACTATCGCAAGCCAACATTCCACAGGCACTGAGCAACCTCTTATAACGATGATACACCTTGTGTCGTGCACAAGCTTTTAAACAGCTTTTGTACGACACAACGATCAAAACGTAAACTTAATCAGAGTGAGAGACATCTTGCAGTCGATGATTAAGCCAAAGTGCGACCATAATGATTGCACCACCGATACTTAGCCTTAAAATATCGGCATCTCGGTTCCAAATTAGTATATTAACAATAATACCAGCAGGAATAAGCATATTATTCATTACAGCCAAAGCGCCCACATCAACTTGTGTGGCCCCTTTGTTCCAAGCAAAATAGCCAAGCCCAGAAGCGATCACGCCAAGATACACGAGTATGCCCCACTGAGTTATACTCGTTGGCAAACGCGTACTATTTCCAAATAAAATATAACAAATAAGCGAAACTATTAATGCGCCTATAAAAAACCAACCAAACACACTGTGTTGTGCAAGTTTGCTATCTTGCATGACACGCTTATATGCCACCTGCCCCGTAGCAAAACACAAATTTGCCCCTTGTACCAACAGCATGCCAAAAATAAATTGACCATCAATGCCTTCATAACGAATAGCGATAGCCCCAATCACCGCCACAAGTGCAACCAACAAAAATCGACCATTAAAATGCCGACTCAAAAAGTCATTTAATAAGGTAATATATAAAGGCGTCATTACTGTAAATAGTAGTACTTCGGGCACACTCAGATACAAAAATGAATGGTAGTAAAAGCCATACATTACCCCCAGTTGAATGGCACCGATACACATTAACTTAACCACTAACGCTTTATTATTTGGGGGGATTCTCAGCAGTGGAAGAAAAACACAAGCGGCTAAAGCGATACGTGTAAGTACACTAAACCACGCATCGACTTGGCCAGCCAGATAAACACCTATTAAACTAAACGAAAACGCCCAAACCAAGGTGACGACGATTAAATACAGCATAATACTGCTCTACAACGAAAATCAGCATGCTACACAATCTAAGGCTACTACGCCACAGCGGCACATATTATCTCATGGCTGTTTTGACTCATTGAGCAACAATTGATGCAATGCATCTATTCGTTTATTAACACGGTGACTTTCATAATAGGTGCCAAAGGCGACCAGTACTATCAAAAATAGTAAAAGGTATGCAACAGGCTGCTGCATTATCTGCGGGAAAAGCCCAATGATACCAACAACCATAAATATACCGAGCAAGGCACGCAAGAAGTAGCTGATAAGGCTTGGTCTTAATCGTTCAAATTCAGCTTCTAGTTGATGTATCTTATTCAAACGTAAGTAATCCATGTGCTTGTCAATGTCATCCCTGTTCATATTCTCTCCTAAATAAATATTCGACACTATAATGCCTCACTTATAGCCCCAGCGTTAGCGGCTTGCCATTCTACACATCGATAAATCCGTTTCTATAAAAGTTACATTACATTGCTATGCTTATACTATTCATTACTGATTAACCGACTATTTTGTCAGCAAATCAAGCCAATCCTGCACTTGTAATGGCCGAGAAAAATAATAACCTTGATATAAGTCACAGCCTGCTTGAGTTAAAAAATCCAGCTGTTTTTTTGTCTCAACGCCTTCTGCAACACACTCCACCTTGAGGGCACTTGCCATATCTACTATGACTTTCACTATGTTTCCTGCAGAGTCATTGCCACTTAAAATATCATCTACAAAGTACTTGTCTATTTTTAACTCAGCAATAGGCAGCTCTTTTAAGTAGCTTAAGCTTGAGTATCCCGTGCCAAAATCATCAATAGAGAAGTTAAAGCCCGATGCTTTAAGCATGTGCATAACTCGTTTAACCAATTTAATATCGGTGACCAAGGTGGTTTCTGTTAGCTCTAGCATCAGTCGATGCGGTTGCACTTTGTAACGCTCAGTTACAGCTAACAACTTTGCATGAAAGTCATCTGCCATAATTTGCTTAGCACTGATATTGACAGCGATGCGAGTATCTATTGAACTTTGCTGTAATTTAGATAACAACTCACAGACTCTCGTTAACATCCAATCACCAATTTTAATGATGGCGTCGCTTTTTTCTGCCAAAGGAATAAAATCAGAGGGGCTAATTGGGCCCAAGGTTTTTGGCTGCCACCTCACGAGTGCTTCAGAGGCAATGCAGCGACCTTGATTATCAAACTGGGGTTGAAGCACTAACATAAGCTCATCCGATTGCTCAATGTTCTCAAGTAAGGCATTAATTTGTTTCATACGCTGATAAGTTATCATCCCTACTTCATCAACAAAGTACCTGCCAAATGGTTTACTTTCTTTTGCCTGTAAAATGGCATATTTGAGCGTATCTAAAATAGACTCCAGTGTATTTGTTCGGGTATCACAAATACAGCTACCAATTGATCCACTCAGAGCAGTCGTATTCTCGTTTACCTTTACTAAAAAGTTATCTGGGTCAAGTAAGCGCTGTTCAATTTTTAGATGATCAAACTCACGAGAGTCAAACTTAGCTTTCGTACTCACATGTAACACAATAAATGCGTTCGCATCATCTTTATAAATATGTGGACCTTCCCCCAAACGAGAATGCAAGTTATCAGCAATGGTTTTGATAGCTTTATTGCCCTCGTTAAAGCCATATTTTAAATTAAACTCAGACAAGCTATCGATATCAATAATAGCCGCATAGATAAAACGAGATTGAATACGTCCGCGAGTTAAAATGTCTTTGCATTCTTTTTCAAACCAAAGTTTATTTTTAAGCCCAGTTAGCCCATCCACAAAGGCCAAGTTATATATCGTGTCTTGCGCTTCGATGCGCTCCGTTATATCTCTAATGATCCCAATAAATTCAATATCATCGGCGTAATCCACCCGGGTTAATGACAATTCCATTTGAAATACATCTCCATTTTTTCGTTTAGCCGGAAGTTGACGCCCCACACCAATGATTTTGGCCTTTCCCGTTGTAAGATATTCACTCATGTAGTGTTGGTGCTTTGCCGAGTAAGGCGGCGGCATCAGTATACTTACAGGCTGACCTTCCATTTCTTGCTTAGAATAGCCAAAGATTTGTTGTGCAACGAGGTTAACATGCAAGATAATACCAGCTTGATTTATCGTCACCACGGCGTCATTTAAATTGTCGAGTATGTTTTTCAATCGTGTGTTTTTGTAGGTAATATCAGCAATAAGTTTATGCTGTTTGGTTACATCTTCTATCGCACCATATACACGTAAAGGTACTCTCTCGGCGTTATATTCAATTTTGCCAGTGGTTTTCACCCACTTTTTTTCACCATTAGCAGCCACCAGCTTAAGCTCAACACTGTATGGCAAACCACTTTCAAGGGCATCAGAAAATACCCGTTGA is a window encoding:
- a CDS encoding carboxylate/amino acid/amine transporter, giving the protein MLYLIVVTLVWAFSFSLIGVYLAGQVDAWFSVLTRIALAACVFLPLLRIPPNNKALVVKLMCIGAIQLGVMYGFYYHSFLYLSVPEVLLFTVMTPLYITLLNDFLSRHFNGRFLLVALVAVIGAIAIRYEGIDGQFIFGMLLVQGANLCFATGQVAYKRVMQDSKLAQHSVFGWFFIGALIVSLICYILFGNSTRLPTSITQWGILVYLGVIASGLGYFAWNKGATQVDVGALAVMNNMLIPAGIIVNILIWNRDADILRLSIGGAIIMVALWLNHRLQDVSHSD
- a CDS encoding sensor domain-containing protein encodes the protein MPFKVDNRIINIVDANHVSLYKHLFHISEAFACDLLFVAITSEDKKHARSLLSVVKNKKSANFEFELAQLPNSKKMCHETLVYSSPAGFSFLCDIAPQGIKFERYISIPLQLANLDEVVLVIGLFISPPSSAFDFQHTVQLFGSLLQEKFERAAYETKLKLQLGLLHEMGSISDTGGWEYDIVAQKLTWSDEVYDIYGLPIDTPLTPEVAISFYDGEDQAHIQRVFSDALESGLPYSVELKLVAANGEKKWVKTTGKIEYNAERVPLRVYGAIEDVTKQHKLIADITYKNTRLKNILDNLNDAVVTINQAGIILHVNLVAQQIFGYSKQEMEGQPVSILMPPPYSAKHQHYMSEYLTTGKAKIIGVGRQLPAKRKNGDVFQMELSLTRVDYADDIEFIGIIRDITERIEAQDTIYNLAFVDGLTGLKNKLWFEKECKDILTRGRIQSRFIYAAIIDIDSLSEFNLKYGFNEGNKAIKTIADNLHSRLGEGPHIYKDDANAFIVLHVSTKAKFDSREFDHLKIEQRLLDPDNFLVKVNENTTALSGSIGSCICDTRTNTLESILDTLKYAILQAKESKPFGRYFVDEVGMITYQRMKQINALLENIEQSDELMLVLQPQFDNQGRCIASEALVRWQPKTLGPISPSDFIPLAEKSDAIIKIGDWMLTRVCELLSKLQQSSIDTRIAVNISAKQIMADDFHAKLLAVTERYKVQPHRLMLELTETTLVTDIKLVKRVMHMLKASGFNFSIDDFGTGYSSLSYLKELPIAELKIDKYFVDDILSGNDSAGNIVKVIVDMASALKVECVAEGVETKKQLDFLTQAGCDLYQGYYFSRPLQVQDWLDLLTK
- a CDS encoding S41 family peptidase, producing MRLIAAYCTILLLNFALINNSLASNAASEPFQHHLSTAQAIEDIDQWFNWLHQTHPDLSHSIADIDKFYEKVAQIKTTINEPLTAMQLWQKMAPLNGMLADGHLKVGHGSSSQWRQWINEGVALFPFEVKVTQGSLIVERELAKQVSQYTGAKIVSINGKSTAVIVRKLLNNTHGDTPAFREHVLQSQFNRLFYMTFGPQKSFTIELEHNQKIHRVKLKAQAAIPSSLAQQSFADAFNITYSNTTALLTINTFAWHDFRQFLDYMDNTFSEIKKRKVNHLIIDIRNNGGGNDDMWMAGVLRYIADKPYKHFSSYRSKILLKYRDPGQIVGNVEQGENTRLIQPQPELDNFYRGKTSLLIGTGTYSSSIVFANTVQDYQFAQLIGTATGGRSTQSGGIQFMSLAHSQLQMISPRFLLTRPSGIKQMTPVQPERSLSQANIPQALSNLL